One Nicotiana tomentosiformis chromosome 1, ASM39032v3, whole genome shotgun sequence genomic window, tACATAAGATATAAGATACCTTTGTACCAAACAACTACTATTACTCGTTAAAGTGGCGGTCATTCAAGAGTCATGAAATGGTTATACTAACCTTCTTTTACGGTCAACCGCAAGTCTTTGTTGATCGACGGTTTGTCCACGAGGCCTAAAAATGCTCATCAGCTCACCATTCATTCTACCTACCATTCTACAAGCTACAACATCCTGCTTTCTTCCCGTGTCTTTACTCTTTTTTGTCCTTTGGCTTCTCCATGTCCCATATATATGGAAGTTCCGATTATTTGCATAGCTAACACTACAGCACACTCTCATAATTATACTACTGAATCAATTATGAAGAATGACAAGTCAAATGATGTTCTTCATGTAGTTATGTTCCCATTTTTTGCTTTTGGTCATATTAGTCCATTTGTGCAGCTTGCTAACAAGCTCTCCTCTCATGGTGTCAAAGTTTCTTTTTTCACCGCATCTGGCAATGCTAGCAGAGTCAAATCTATGTTGAATTCTGCTCCCACTACTCATATAGTCCCTCTAACTCTTCCTCAAGTTGAAGGTTTACCTCCTGGTGCAGAAAGTACTGCTGAGTTGACACCAGTAACTGCTGAACTTCTCAAGGTTGGTTTAGACCTTATGCAACCACAAATCAAGACTCTACTTTCCCATCTCAAACCCCACTTTGTTCTTTTCGATTTTGCTCAAGAATGGCTCCCAAAAATGGCTGTTGAATTAGGGATCAAGACAGTTTTTTACTCTGTTTTTGTTGCACTTTCCACTGCTTTTCTTACTTGCCCTGCTAGAGTCCCTGAAGCCAAAAAATATCCAAGTCTTGAAGACATGAAAAAACCTCCACCTGGATTTCCTCACACCTCTGTCACTTCAGTCAGAACTTTTGAGGCTCGAGATTTTCTATACATTTTCAAGAGCTTCCATGGCGGTCCTACTGTATATGACCGTGTACTCTCAGGACTCAAGGGTTGCTCTGCTATACTAGCCAAGACTTGTTCTCAAATGGAGGGCCCTTATATAGAATACGTGAAAGCACAATTCAATAAACCTGTTTTTCTTGTAGGACCAGTAGTCCCTGATCCACCTTCTGGTAAATTGGAAGAGAGATGGTCTAGTTGGTTAAACAAGTTTGAAGCTGGAACAGTCATTTACTGTTCTTTTGGAAGTGAAACTTTCTTGAAGGATGAACAGATCAAAGAACTGGCTTTAGGTCTGGAGCAAACTGGGCTACCTTTCTTTCTGGTTCTAAACTTTCCTGCTAATGTTGATTTCTCAGCCGAGCTAAACCGAGCTTTACCTAAAGGGTTTATGGAAAGAGTGAAAGAGAAGGGAATTATTCATTCAGGTTGGGTGCAACAACAGCATATATTAGCTCACACTAGTGTAGGTTGCTATGTATGTCATGCAGGGTTCAGTTCAGTGATAGAGGCACTAGTGAATGACTGTCAAGTGGTTATGTTGCCCCAGAAAGGTGACCAGTTTCTGAATGCAAAGCTGGTGAGTGGGGATATGAAAGCTGGGGTGGAGGTAAATAGGAGAGATGAAGATGGGTATTTTGGTAAAGAAGACATTAAGGAAGCTGTGGAGATGGTGATGGTGGAGATTGACAAGCAGCCAGGTAAATTAATTAGGGAAAATCAGAAGAAATGGAAGGAGTTCCTGTTGAACAAGGATATACAATGCAAGTTCATTGAGGATTTACTTCATGAAATGATGGCAATGGCTAAGGTTTCAAGTACCTAGGATATATCAACGTTCATCTCACCTTTCATAGTTGGCATTATTACAATGAATTGAGCATTTCCCAATGTACCCGCAGAATGTCAAATTTTAACCATCAGGTCACTTGAAATGAAACTACGTAACTTTTTATTAAAGTATTGATTAATaagtaaaatttaaaaatagccagatttacaagtagtagttgaaaaatagccataatttcaaaagtaatcgaaagttaatcatttttcatgtaaagataaatctgaacaaaaatacagttcaaaatccgaaaaatatttcagtataatatactggagttcgaattttttacacaTGAACTtcaagcataatatactggagttccagcataatatattggtccagcataatatactggtctagcataatatgctagaagttcatacacaggtgctccaatcttcagaatattatgctggaacttgttcatacacatgtgcaccaatctccagtatattatgctggaattttccgTGTTGCAACAAAATAGTAGCTATTTtgcaatgactttgcaaacgctgattatttttcaattaccaatgcAAAAACTAGCTAGCCCGTACTATTTTCACCCTAAAAAATAATACTAAATAACTTCCTAATAACAGATTATATCACATTAATGATGTAAAAAATTACATTGTCACATATGactaaaattctttaaattttaaCCCAAATTGCAAATAAAAATGGGAAGAAGAGGAAGCTGGCAGAAATGCATAAAATTTTCCATGCAGAAATTAAGTTTCACGATTCAGTCACTGTTATCAGCAATCAGAAATAGGCTGTGAAATGCTATTAGCTTGTCAGATAAGGTCACGTATCATTTCTTTTCAGTTTGTTGCACAAATAAGCATATGCTCAAATCAAGACCGGTCTTTACTAGTTATATTTAAATAGTTTCTTTCTCCTCGTCTTTGATGCTTCATACACAGCTGAAAACACATTTCAGCTTAATTCCCATATATTACACCAACTAAGCCACACAAGGGGCATGAATCATCTACGTTTTAGAAGAAAAAACTTCTAAGAAATAAAATAGGGCTTGTGATGATCCGTACAATacaattataattttttatgTGGGCAATAACATTTACAAACTACAACTGTATTCCCTATAAATCACTTAATTACTCACTCAAACAGCTGAATAATCAGTTGCTCAAACACAATGTCTCTGCTGGAAGGAGGAAGACATGGCTAGAAAGGGGTGGTCCAAGATGTTAGACTGCAGAGATGCCAAGGGGAATCCCCTCGATTGTGGTACTCCCGCAGTTGTGTGTGGAATTGAGCTGTTGAAAGATAAAAAAGAATTTATTGTGTGCATCTACTGTTTACACAAGTGCAGTAACTTTTGATGTCCGCCTACTGTTTAAAGAAATATGTTCACCAACTTTCAACGTCCGCTGTAAATTCAAGGACCTCTATATCATGAACAGAAGATACTACTCCATGTCTACTTTCAGTTATAATAATCTCATTCAAGAAAAAAGGTCATTTTAATTTTAAAGCTGAAGGGTTTTCTGGTCACACACACGCGATTGCATTTTTTGGTTAATTGTGTCATTTTGAGCAGGTAAATATTGCTAAACCATCATGATATGAGCAAAGTCTTAATCATTTGACCCAACCATATATTTGATATCCTAAGGGTTTTGAAGAATACAGTTACTATCCAAACTTGAGTGGGGTGTATTATCACTTAGTCCAGTTTGACCAATCTGATCTTTTTCTTTAGCAAGTACTTCGTCATTTCTTTTCTTTAGCAAGTCCAGTTTTTTTCAATAAGTATTTTGTCTCAACTCATCTTTACCAATTCATCCATCAAATTTTGGACTGCACCCTCTGAATCCGTTTTAACCCGTCCAAGTTAGCTGAACCAGTCAATTATACACTCGTGTTGAAATACAAAGTGGAGGACAAGGTCTTTTTAgtgtttgcttttcttttgatAACAAACACTTGAGCTTGACTGTTTAGAGTTGGAGGATAATTTAATTACACTCTCAGTAGGATATGCTTAGCCTACTTTCTTTTAGGATTATTCCAAAATAATGTCCAATTTTCCCAATTCGAAAACTTAAATACATTTCagaaactacaaaaaaaaaatgagacCCACTTAATGCAATCTTTTATGCTTTAATCCATTTTTCCACACCACAAAACCATGGATTAATATACACTTGGATGTTCTAAAAAATATTAATCTACTCACATCATCACACCGCCATTAATTAATTGAGCTAAATCAAAAGGGGGCAAGCAAATTGAGACAACACTAATGATTATGAGCAAAGGGCTTTTTATATATACAGGGAAACCTTAGTAGTGGCATGGACTCTTGAATGAATTGGGGCACAAGACTATTGTGTTGGGTGATTTAGAGCACTCCGAGAGTCGTCGTgattttgggtattgtaggcatATAAAGTTTGAGGAGGCTgagggagctatgcgtaagatgaggaGGGGAAGAGCGACCAGACATGACGAGATCCCAGTAGAATTATGGCAGAGCACAGGCAAGGCAGCTATAGAGTGactgactaggttgtttaatgtcatttttaggaaATCAAAAATGCCCGAGGAATGGAG contains:
- the LOC104084893 gene encoding anthocyanidin-3-O-glucoside rhamnosyltransferase, whose amino-acid sequence is MEVPIICIANTTAHSHNYTTESIMKNDKSNDVLHVVMFPFFAFGHISPFVQLANKLSSHGVKVSFFTASGNASRVKSMLNSAPTTHIVPLTLPQVEGLPPGAESTAELTPVTAELLKVGLDLMQPQIKTLLSHLKPHFVLFDFAQEWLPKMAVELGIKTVFYSVFVALSTAFLTCPARVPEAKKYPSLEDMKKPPPGFPHTSVTSVRTFEARDFLYIFKSFHGGPTVYDRVLSGLKGCSAILAKTCSQMEGPYIEYVKAQFNKPVFLVGPVVPDPPSGKLEERWSSWLNKFEAGTVIYCSFGSETFLKDEQIKELALGLEQTGLPFFLVLNFPANVDFSAELNRALPKGFMERVKEKGIIHSGWVQQQHILAHTSVGCYVCHAGFSSVIEALVNDCQVVMLPQKGDQFLNAKLVSGDMKAGVEVNRRDEDGYFGKEDIKEAVEMVMVEIDKQPGKLIRENQKKWKEFLLNKDIQCKFIEDLLHEMMAMAKVSST